DNA sequence from the Paraburkholderia azotifigens genome:
CCTTCAAGGACGACTTCGTCCGGCGCGACGGTCAATGGCACGTCGTCGGCTCATGGATGACGAAGAAGTAAATCGCAAGCGTTGGACGCGGCTTGCCGTACGGCAGCGCGTCCAACGTCAAAACATCCTCAGAGTAACCTCAGATAAACGCAACCGACCGGTTGCGCCCTTGCCGCTTCGCGCTATACAGCGCGGCGTCCGCCTCGTTGATGAGCGCTTCGTAAGCCGGCACCCCGGCACGCGCCGCCGCACCGCCGACACTCGCCGTCACGGGCACATCAACGCCCTGCACGTCGACGGGCAGATCGCCGATCGTATTGCGGATTTTCTCCGCGACCAGCATCGCGTCTTCCAGCGGCGTGCACGGCAGCAGCAACGCGAATTCCTCGCCGCCGAAACGCCCGAACGTATCCTGCGCGCGCACGACATGCGCGACGCGCTGCGCCATCTCCCGAAGCACGGTATCGCCGACCACGTGGCCGAACTGGTCGTTGATCTTCTTGAAGTGATCGAGATCGAACAGCAGGATCGACAGCTCGCCGCCATAGCGCTGCCAGCGCGTGTATTCGTCGCGCAGACGCGCTTCGAAGTAGCGGCGGTTCGCGATGCCCGTCAGCCCGTCGCGGTCCGCATATTCCTGCAGTTTCGCGACGGCTTCCTCGCGCTCGCGCTGCATGATGCTCACATGCGTCACGTCGGACACCGTCACGCACACGGCTTCTACTTCGCGATCGCGCATGATCGGCATGAACGTGCAGTCCTGCTGCATGAAATCGACGCCGCCCGTGATCGGCCGGTCGTGATCGAACTTGAACAGATACGGGCGCTGCTCCCACGAACTGAACGCGAAGCTGCCCAGCTGGAACACGCTTTCGAGCTTGCGCGTGAGCCATACGCGCGGCAGTTCCGGGAAGCTCGCGAAAATCGACTTGCCGACCACCTGCTGCGCGGACAGACCGCTGTGATCGTGCATGAAGCGATTCCACATCAGCACGTTCATCTGACGGTCGAGAACGAAAATACCAAAGCCGACCCGTTCGACAACCAGGTCGCTCAGCGTAGGAAGCGGGGCATTCATATACTGGAAAGCAGCGCGTCCAGCGCGTTGCTCAGATGACGGATCGAGTCTTCCGCCATCAGCATCACGAGGTGGGCGCGGAAACTCTGATCCTCTAACGCAAAATTCACTTCGACCAGCAACGCAACTTCCCACGCAAGGACGTTCGGCTGGAACACGTCGTCGAGCGACATCGCCGAGCCGAGCAGGCCCGGCGGCGAGAACACGGGCGTGCGTCCGAGCTGGTCGAGAATGCACGACACGCAGGCGCCCGTCAGGATGTTGGCGACGTCGAACACGAGTTCTTCCTGCGTGGTCGCTTC
Encoded proteins:
- a CDS encoding GGDEF domain-containing protein, with translation MNAPLPTLSDLVVERVGFGIFVLDRQMNVLMWNRFMHDHSGLSAQQVVGKSIFASFPELPRVWLTRKLESVFQLGSFAFSSWEQRPYLFKFDHDRPITGGVDFMQQDCTFMPIMRDREVEAVCVTVSDVTHVSIMQREREEAVAKLQEYADRDGLTGIANRRYFEARLRDEYTRWQRYGGELSILLFDLDHFKKINDQFGHVVGDTVLREMAQRVAHVVRAQDTFGRFGGEEFALLLPCTPLEDAMLVAEKIRNTIGDLPVDVQGVDVPVTASVGGAAARAGVPAYEALINEADAALYSAKRQGRNRSVAFI